A stretch of the Thiomicrorhabdus xiamenensis genome encodes the following:
- a CDS encoding YajQ family cyclic di-GMP-binding protein, with the protein MPSFDIVSELDKHELQNAVDQANKEVTTRYDFKGTESEFILNGTTVTMSTESDFQLKQMLDILIQKANRRNIDVKCMEEKAPTIQLKSAKQDIVMREGLDTAIAKKIVKAIKDSKIKVQAAIQGESVRVTGKKRDDLQAVMQLLRGMEEIEMPLQFNNFRD; encoded by the coding sequence ATGCCGTCTTTTGATATTGTTTCCGAATTGGATAAACACGAATTGCAGAACGCTGTCGATCAGGCGAACAAAGAGGTTACGACGCGTTATGATTTCAAAGGAACCGAATCCGAGTTTATTTTGAACGGCACGACGGTCACTATGAGTACCGAATCGGACTTTCAGCTTAAGCAGATGTTGGATATTCTGATTCAGAAAGCGAACCGCCGCAATATCGATGTGAAATGTATGGAAGAGAAAGCCCCGACAATTCAGTTGAAAAGCGCCAAACAGGATATTGTGATGCGCGAAGGGCTAGATACCGCGATCGCCAAAAAAATCGTCAAGGCGATCAAGGACAGTAAAATCAAAGTGCAGGCGGCTATCCAAGGTGAAAGCGTTCGCGTTACCGGAAAAAAACGCGATGATCTTCAGGCAGTCATGCAGCTGCTTCGAGGAATGGAAGAGATCGAGATGCCGTTGCAGTTCAACAATTTCAGAGATTAG
- a CDS encoding efflux RND transporter permease subunit, whose translation MLNQIIEYSIRNRLLVLLVSAAIAIVGWQSLHKTPLDAIPDLSDVQVIIKTNYPGQTPQVVEDQITYPVSSLMMSVPKAKAVRGYSFFGDSYVYVLFEDGTDPYWARSRVLEYLSQVKNSLPDAVQPTLGPDASGVGWVYQYALVDYSHRHDLAQLRSLQDWFLKYELQSVPGVSEVASLGGLLRQYQVEIDPNKLRAYGINLQQVQQAIKNSSAELGASVLEQGEAEYMVAFKGYATRLEDLQQLSIGVESSAGIPLLLGDIAKVKFGAESRRGIAELNGEGEVVGGIVVMRSGENALDVIQAVKNKLESLKKGLPDGVELVETYDRSALIERSIDNLGDKLLEEMLVVALVSILFLFHLRSALVAIVSLPLGILGAFIIMNWLGISANIMSLAGIAIAIGTMVDAAIVMIENTHKQMEQFEQQNARLPNPKEHWALVLKASKEVGGALFLSLLIIAMSFIPVFALQEQAGRLFTPLALTKTLSMAVAAGLAITLVPVLLGYFVRGKLPKESKNPLNRFLIALYHPVMAFLLQWPKTVILLATLSMATIIYPWQQLGSEFMPELEEGDLLYMPTTLPGLSIGNAQALLQQTDRLIKQFPEVKSVFGKIGRADTATDPAPLTMIETTIQLKDKSQWRDGMTLDKLIAELNQTVKLPGVTNAWVQPIKTRIDMLSTGIKTPIGIKISGDDLSQIENIGKSLEAILSKIDGTLSAYSDRSEGGRYIEILPRLKQLALYGLQAGELADIVATAVGGKKLQTTLEGRERYSINLRYPQTWRDSVQGLQELPIVTSQGRQLQLGMVADIVIKLGPPMIKSENARLNGWTFVDLQPGTDLAGYIERAQKIVNDELRLPAGYSLTWSGQYEYLLKAQQSLQQIVPLTLLIIFVLLYAIFKNMLEALMIMLVVPFALLGSVWFIFWLGFDYSIAVAVGMIALAGVAAEFGVVMLLYLKQAIDQAQAENRLQNSEQLRAAILQGAVQRVRPKAMTVSVIVLGLLPIMFGQGTGSDVMQRIAAPMIGGMISAPLVSMILLPTLTYLLMLYRLNKGTLQSTEQKGV comes from the coding sequence ATGTTAAATCAGATTATCGAATATTCCATCCGCAACCGCCTGCTGGTACTTCTGGTGAGTGCTGCGATCGCCATTGTCGGATGGCAGTCGCTGCATAAGACGCCGCTGGATGCGATCCCCGATCTGTCGGACGTACAGGTCATCATTAAAACCAACTATCCGGGGCAAACCCCGCAAGTGGTTGAAGACCAGATCACCTATCCGGTCTCCAGCCTGATGATGTCGGTCCCCAAAGCCAAAGCCGTACGCGGTTATTCCTTCTTTGGCGACTCTTATGTTTATGTGCTCTTCGAGGATGGAACCGACCCTTACTGGGCCCGTTCACGCGTTCTCGAATATCTGTCGCAGGTTAAAAACAGCTTGCCTGACGCAGTCCAGCCAACTCTCGGGCCTGATGCATCCGGGGTCGGCTGGGTCTATCAGTATGCACTGGTCGATTACAGTCATCGGCATGATCTGGCTCAGCTGCGTTCGCTGCAAGATTGGTTTCTCAAGTATGAACTGCAATCCGTTCCGGGCGTATCCGAAGTCGCCTCTCTCGGCGGTCTGTTGCGCCAATATCAGGTCGAGATTGACCCGAATAAACTGCGCGCCTACGGCATCAATCTGCAACAGGTGCAGCAAGCGATTAAAAACAGTTCGGCCGAGCTCGGTGCCTCCGTTTTGGAGCAGGGCGAAGCCGAATATATGGTCGCCTTCAAAGGTTACGCCACCCGTCTCGAAGACCTGCAACAGCTGAGCATCGGCGTAGAATCTTCGGCCGGCATCCCACTGCTTTTAGGGGATATCGCCAAGGTGAAATTCGGGGCCGAATCGCGCCGGGGAATTGCCGAACTCAACGGTGAAGGTGAAGTGGTCGGCGGTATCGTCGTCATGCGCTCCGGAGAGAATGCGCTCGACGTTATCCAAGCGGTTAAAAACAAGCTCGAGTCATTGAAAAAAGGCCTGCCCGACGGCGTTGAACTGGTCGAAACCTATGACCGTTCAGCGCTGATCGAACGCTCGATCGACAACCTCGGAGACAAACTGCTCGAAGAGATGCTGGTGGTCGCCTTGGTTTCGATTCTGTTTTTGTTCCACCTACGTTCTGCGCTGGTCGCCATTGTCAGCTTGCCGCTGGGGATTCTGGGCGCATTTATCATTATGAACTGGCTTGGCATCAGTGCCAACATCATGAGTTTGGCGGGGATTGCTATCGCCATAGGGACCATGGTTGATGCCGCCATTGTGATGATCGAAAACACCCACAAACAGATGGAACAATTCGAACAGCAGAATGCACGACTGCCGAATCCGAAAGAACATTGGGCATTGGTTCTTAAGGCGTCAAAAGAAGTCGGCGGCGCCCTGTTTCTATCGCTGCTGATTATCGCCATGAGCTTCATACCGGTCTTCGCTCTGCAGGAACAAGCAGGCCGACTGTTCACGCCTTTGGCACTGACAAAAACCCTGTCTATGGCCGTAGCAGCCGGTCTGGCGATCACATTGGTACCGGTTCTGCTGGGATATTTTGTGCGCGGCAAACTGCCTAAAGAATCGAAAAACCCGCTTAACCGCTTTCTCATCGCACTTTATCATCCTGTTATGGCTTTTCTTCTGCAATGGCCGAAAACCGTGATTCTACTGGCGACACTTTCCATGGCGACCATCATCTATCCGTGGCAACAGCTTGGTTCGGAATTCATGCCGGAACTCGAAGAAGGTGATCTGTTGTATATGCCGACCACCTTGCCGGGACTGTCTATCGGGAATGCGCAGGCTCTGCTTCAACAGACCGACCGGTTGATTAAACAGTTTCCGGAAGTCAAAAGCGTTTTCGGTAAAATCGGCCGAGCCGACACCGCCACCGACCCGGCGCCTTTAACGATGATTGAAACAACTATCCAGCTTAAGGACAAAAGCCAATGGCGCGACGGTATGACGCTGGACAAACTGATTGCCGAGCTGAATCAGACGGTCAAACTCCCTGGCGTGACCAATGCCTGGGTTCAGCCGATCAAAACCCGTATCGATATGCTGTCGACCGGAATCAAGACCCCGATCGGCATTAAGATTTCCGGTGACGACCTCAGTCAGATCGAAAACATCGGTAAATCACTCGAAGCGATTCTTTCTAAAATCGACGGTACCCTTTCCGCTTACTCCGATCGCTCTGAGGGCGGACGCTATATCGAAATCCTGCCACGCCTTAAACAGCTGGCGCTCTATGGACTGCAAGCCGGGGAGCTGGCCGATATCGTCGCTACAGCCGTGGGGGGTAAAAAGCTGCAGACGACCCTGGAGGGCAGAGAACGCTACAGCATCAATTTGCGCTATCCTCAAACGTGGCGCGATTCGGTGCAAGGCTTGCAGGAGCTTCCGATCGTTACATCGCAGGGACGCCAGCTGCAACTCGGCATGGTCGCCGACATTGTAATCAAACTCGGCCCGCCGATGATTAAGTCGGAAAATGCCCGCCTTAACGGTTGGACCTTTGTCGACCTGCAGCCCGGAACGGATCTGGCAGGCTACATCGAACGGGCACAGAAAATCGTCAATGACGAGCTTCGGCTCCCCGCCGGTTACAGCCTGACCTGGAGCGGCCAATATGAATATCTGCTCAAAGCGCAACAGAGTCTGCAGCAGATCGTCCCTCTGACACTACTGATCATCTTCGTGTTGCTGTATGCGATCTTCAAAAACATGCTCGAAGCCTTGATGATCATGCTGGTGGTGCCTTTCGCTCTGCTCGGTTCCGTATGGTTTATCTTCTGGCTTGGATTCGATTATTCGATTGCCGTCGCGGTCGGAATGATCGCTTTGGCCGGGGTCGCCGCCGAATTCGGCGTCGTCATGCTGCTCTATCTCAAACAGGCGATCGATCAGGCGCAGGCGGAAAACCGTCTGCAGAATAGCGAACAGTTACGAGCAGCCATTTTGCAGGGTGCCGTACAGAGAGTGCGCCCCAAAGCCATGACCGTCAGTGTCATCGTACTCGGCCTACTGCCGATCATGTTTGGTCAGGGAACCGGTTCGGACGTCATGCAGCGCATTGCCGCGCCGATGATCGGCGGCATGATCTCGGCCCCACTGGTTTCCATGATTCTGTTACCGACGCTTACCTATCTGCTGATGCTGTACCGCCTTAACAAAGGAACGCTACAGAGCACGGAACAGAAAGGAGTTTAA
- a CDS encoding efflux RND transporter periplasmic adaptor subunit — translation MSARIIGVLFCALSLNVFAQQDTQQHAHSSEEHNGLDTLGAEESDHASDTLYKYVCPMHPQIIRDHEGTCPICGMALVRQAFEQQSNQLQIASGQSMPGDIKQGFAIRTTRVQNTTLWKYIPTFGTVVADESKVIHVHPRASGWISHLAVRDNGEAVKKGQLLYKVYSPEIVSAQQDFLLALKKSQLRRGGSEILEALKNRLRFLGISGGTIKALEKRKTPYNEIPVYAEQDGVVVNLSVQNGMYVQPQTELMSLQDLSTVWLEAEVLPLQQAWLAEDLTANVTSNAFPGRRWEGMISYIYPVTDKKTQATRVRIPLDNQDGALRPNMLMDVEIFGGPKANVLAIPLEAVIDDGRQKRVVKRLNDNQFEVVEIMTGMQSRDIVEVLSGLQNGQEIVTSGQFLIDSESQIKSNLRRLLKTQ, via the coding sequence ATGTCAGCACGAATTATCGGTGTGCTTTTTTGCGCACTCAGCCTGAATGTCTTTGCACAACAGGATACACAACAACATGCTCATTCCTCTGAAGAGCACAATGGGCTTGATACACTCGGAGCGGAAGAATCCGATCATGCTTCCGATACGCTGTACAAATACGTCTGTCCGATGCACCCGCAGATTATCCGTGACCATGAAGGCACCTGTCCGATCTGCGGTATGGCTCTGGTGCGTCAGGCTTTTGAGCAGCAGAGCAATCAATTACAGATTGCAAGCGGGCAATCCATGCCGGGAGACATCAAACAGGGATTTGCAATCCGTACCACCCGCGTGCAGAACACGACTTTGTGGAAATACATCCCTACATTCGGCACCGTAGTGGCCGACGAATCGAAAGTGATTCATGTACACCCTCGAGCCAGTGGTTGGATCAGCCATTTAGCAGTTCGCGACAACGGCGAAGCCGTTAAAAAGGGTCAGCTGCTGTATAAAGTCTATTCTCCGGAAATCGTTTCCGCACAACAGGATTTCCTGCTGGCGCTGAAAAAATCGCAATTGCGCCGCGGTGGCAGCGAAATTCTGGAGGCACTCAAAAATCGTCTGCGTTTTCTGGGCATCAGCGGAGGCACCATCAAAGCGCTGGAAAAGCGTAAAACGCCGTATAACGAGATACCCGTCTACGCCGAACAGGACGGCGTGGTCGTCAACCTGAGCGTTCAGAACGGTATGTATGTTCAACCACAGACCGAGCTAATGAGCCTGCAGGATCTATCGACCGTCTGGCTGGAGGCCGAAGTGTTGCCATTACAGCAGGCGTGGCTGGCCGAAGATCTGACCGCGAATGTCACCTCTAATGCTTTTCCGGGACGACGCTGGGAAGGAATGATCAGCTACATTTATCCGGTGACCGATAAAAAGACCCAGGCTACCCGCGTGCGAATTCCTCTGGACAACCAAGACGGCGCCTTAAGACCGAACATGTTGATGGATGTAGAAATTTTCGGCGGCCCGAAAGCGAATGTACTTGCGATTCCGCTGGAGGCTGTGATTGACGATGGCCGGCAGAAGCGCGTCGTCAAGCGTCTGAACGACAATCAGTTTGAAGTGGTCGAGATTATGACCGGCATGCAGTCGCGCGACATAGTCGAAGTTCTGTCCGGACTGCAGAACGGTCAGGAGATCGTTACCTCCGGGCAGTTCCTGATCGACTCGGAAAGCCAGATCAAAAGTAATCTGCGCCGCCTCCTGAAAACGCAATAG
- a CDS encoding aminotransferase class I/II-fold pyridoxal phosphate-dependent enzyme: protein MTLPISRTAEQIAPFRVMKILGQAKTLEAEGKDIIHMEIGEPDFPSLACVHRAAMKAAEQGLTHYTPTLGLPSLRKKLAQFYRSFYHAKVAASNIIITPGSSSALQLVLTAILNPSDQVLMADPTYPCNRQFVELLHGKVKAVPVDADTQYQLSLKLLEQHWSKEIKAVMVASPANPTGTLIEQDALHDMAQFLSERDCYLIVDEIYQGLVYDRPAESILAQRDLPDNVIVINSFSKFFGMTGWRLGWTVAPTHLVDVLDRLGQNLYLSAPTPSQYGALAVLEEDALTELEQRRQIFQQRRDRLHSAMQQAGFNLKTLPQGAFYLYWDISQWSRDSEQFCADLLQATGVAITPGTDFGSSQGNHYVRLAYTSERIEEAVERIQAFVRTLHA from the coding sequence ATGACACTGCCAATCTCCCGAACCGCTGAGCAAATCGCCCCTTTTCGAGTCATGAAAATACTCGGCCAGGCCAAAACACTTGAAGCCGAGGGCAAAGATATTATTCACATGGAAATCGGCGAACCGGATTTTCCTTCTCTGGCTTGCGTCCATCGCGCCGCCATGAAGGCTGCAGAACAGGGACTGACACACTACACGCCAACACTTGGTCTCCCTTCCCTGCGTAAGAAACTGGCGCAGTTTTACCGTAGTTTTTATCATGCCAAGGTTGCCGCGAGCAACATTATCATCACCCCCGGTTCCTCTTCGGCGCTGCAACTGGTTCTGACAGCCATCCTTAACCCATCGGATCAGGTTCTGATGGCCGACCCGACCTATCCGTGCAACCGCCAGTTTGTCGAATTGCTGCACGGCAAGGTTAAAGCAGTACCGGTTGACGCCGATACTCAGTACCAACTCTCCCTGAAACTCCTGGAGCAGCACTGGTCAAAAGAGATCAAAGCGGTGATGGTCGCCAGCCCGGCCAACCCGACCGGTACCTTGATTGAACAGGACGCCTTGCACGACATGGCGCAATTTCTAAGCGAACGCGACTGCTACCTTATCGTCGACGAGATTTATCAGGGACTGGTTTACGACCGCCCGGCGGAAAGTATTCTGGCCCAGCGCGACTTGCCGGATAATGTGATTGTCATTAACTCCTTTTCCAAATTCTTCGGTATGACCGGCTGGCGTTTAGGTTGGACGGTAGCCCCCACGCATCTTGTCGATGTGCTGGATCGCCTCGGGCAGAACCTCTACCTCAGTGCGCCGACACCGTCACAGTATGGCGCCTTAGCGGTACTGGAAGAAGACGCCTTGACCGAATTGGAACAGCGCCGACAAATTTTTCAGCAACGTCGCGACCGTTTGCATAGCGCTATGCAGCAAGCCGGTTTCAATCTGAAAACACTGCCACAAGGCGCTTTTTACCTGTACTGGGACATTTCGCAGTGGAGCCGGGATTCTGAGCAGTTCTGCGCTGACCTCTTACAAGCCACTGGTGTGGCGATCACTCCCGGCACCGATTTCGGTTCCAGTCAGGGAAACCACTATGTTCGCCTGGCCTATACCAGTGAACGAATTGAGGAAGCTGTGGAAAGAATTCAAGCTTTTGTTCGAACTTTACACGCCTAA